A genomic stretch from Desulfohalobium retbaense DSM 5692 includes:
- a CDS encoding ABC transporter ATP-binding protein, whose protein sequence is MTASTPLLHTERLGLRATPDSPFFVQDVALTIPGGECHIVSGPTGSGKSTLLQAAAGLLPDACLQGRIQVADPRPAVILQNPETQLLAATIGGECAFYLENLGWDLEVMQRTVRLALDGVGLTQSLSTPTRSLSMGQKYRLLLAAFLAAAPRLLLIDEAGTQLDAPGREHLAVHIQRHTQNGGSAVLFEQHPGVLASVADGYWRLENGTLCAADKPPSAPPLQPNAAPSPGSTPPLLTCTGLTLAPQGCPPLVQDGDLSLHSGELVLLTGANGAGKSTLLQTLAGFGRPQAGRIFFKGQPPRPDQTRGKIGLVLQNPERQFFETTIREEMLFALKRLGIPAPERTRRAQRWLARIGLQDRQEIPPFALSYGQKRLLALATTLAFAPEVVLLDDPGAGLDTAYQRTILELLDQERSDNGLGVIWTAHDMPFTAAENAYTHIRIQGGRLVRAN, encoded by the coding sequence ATGACCGCGTCCACGCCCCTTTTACACACTGAACGCCTCGGGCTGCGTGCCACACCGGACAGCCCCTTTTTTGTGCAGGACGTCGCCCTGACCATTCCTGGTGGTGAATGCCATATCGTTTCCGGCCCCACCGGCAGCGGCAAATCCACGCTCTTGCAGGCGGCAGCGGGACTGCTGCCCGATGCCTGCCTCCAGGGGCGTATCCAAGTCGCTGATCCCCGTCCGGCGGTCATTCTCCAAAACCCGGAAACGCAGCTCCTGGCCGCCACGATCGGAGGAGAATGCGCCTTTTATCTTGAAAACCTCGGCTGGGATCTAGAGGTCATGCAGCGAACAGTTCGTTTGGCTCTCGATGGTGTGGGCCTGACCCAGTCCCTGTCCACGCCGACCCGCAGCCTTTCTATGGGGCAGAAATACCGCCTGCTCCTGGCCGCCTTCCTGGCCGCCGCGCCCCGACTGCTCTTGATCGACGAAGCAGGGACTCAACTCGATGCCCCGGGTCGGGAGCACTTGGCCGTCCACATTCAGCGGCACACCCAAAACGGCGGCAGTGCCGTGCTTTTCGAACAGCATCCCGGGGTTCTGGCTTCAGTGGCCGATGGGTATTGGCGCCTGGAAAACGGAACGCTCTGTGCCGCAGACAAACCGCCCTCTGCGCCGCCGCTCCAGCCGAATGCCGCCCCCTCTCCAGGCTCGACGCCCCCGCTTTTGACCTGCACCGGCCTGACTCTGGCTCCCCAAGGGTGTCCTCCCCTTGTCCAAGACGGCGATCTCAGTCTGCACAGCGGGGAACTCGTTTTGCTGACCGGGGCCAACGGTGCCGGCAAATCGACGCTCCTGCAGACTTTGGCCGGATTCGGTCGGCCTCAGGCGGGCCGGATCTTTTTCAAAGGCCAGCCTCCCAGGCCGGACCAGACACGCGGCAAGATAGGGCTGGTTCTCCAAAATCCGGAACGGCAATTCTTTGAGACCACTATCCGCGAAGAAATGCTTTTTGCCTTGAAACGGCTCGGGATTCCGGCTCCGGAACGTACCCGGCGGGCCCAAAGGTGGCTGGCTCGCATCGGCCTGCAGGACAGGCAGGAAATTCCCCCGTTTGCCTTAAGCTACGGGCAAAAACGGCTGCTCGCCCTGGCCACCACCCTGGCCTTTGCCCCGGAAGTTGTCCTTCTCGACGACCCCGGTGCCGGCCTCGACACCGCCTATCAGCGCACGATCCTCGAGCTTCTGGACCAGGAACGGTCCGATAACGGACTGGGCGTGATCTGGACCGCGCACGATATGCCCTTTACCGCGGCTGAGAACGCCTACACCCATATACGTATTCAGGGAGGCCGTCTTGTCCGCGCCAACTGA
- a CDS encoding glycine betaine ABC transporter substrate-binding protein: MRLRNLIGVLVALFLVCPAVAQAQPEVELAYVEWAETVASTNVVQTVLEDMGYDVEITPVSAAAMWQATATGDVDGFTGGWLPVTQGEYHEKLKDEVEVINKNLNGAKIGLAVPEYVEIDSIAELNANAEKFREEIIGIDPGAGIMGKAEKALDQYNMDNMELVAGSGATMTAVLKNRYEEKEPVVVTAWTPHWMFSRWDLKYLKDPKGTFGQAEYIATVVRPELKNDMPKVYNFLKNFEWTLDECQQVMLWIEDSTPEEAAERWVEENPEKVKAWKQGA, translated from the coding sequence ATGCGCTTGCGTAATCTCATCGGTGTTCTCGTCGCTCTTTTTCTCGTTTGTCCGGCCGTAGCCCAGGCCCAGCCTGAAGTAGAACTCGCCTACGTGGAATGGGCGGAAACCGTGGCCAGCACCAACGTGGTCCAAACCGTTCTGGAAGATATGGGCTATGATGTCGAGATCACACCAGTGAGTGCCGCCGCCATGTGGCAGGCCACCGCCACCGGCGACGTCGACGGATTCACCGGCGGCTGGCTGCCTGTCACTCAAGGCGAATACCATGAAAAACTCAAGGACGAGGTCGAAGTCATCAACAAAAACCTCAATGGCGCCAAAATCGGACTGGCCGTTCCGGAATACGTCGAGATCGACAGCATCGCCGAACTCAACGCCAATGCCGAGAAATTCCGGGAAGAAATCATCGGCATCGACCCTGGCGCCGGCATCATGGGCAAGGCAGAAAAAGCCCTGGACCAATACAACATGGACAACATGGAACTCGTTGCCGGTAGCGGCGCGACCATGACCGCCGTGCTCAAGAACCGCTATGAGGAAAAAGAGCCGGTTGTGGTCACCGCCTGGACCCCGCACTGGATGTTCAGCCGCTGGGATCTGAAATATCTCAAGGATCCCAAGGGCACTTTTGGTCAAGCCGAATACATCGCCACCGTGGTGCGTCCGGAACTGAAAAACGATATGCCCAAAGTCTACAACTTCCTCAAAAACTTTGAATGGACCCTGGACGAATGCCAGCAGGTCATGCTCTGGATTGAGGATTCCACTCCGGAAGAAGCGGCCGAACGCTGGGTGGAAGAGAATCCGGAAAAGGTCAAAGCCTGGAAGCAGGGCGCCTAA
- a CDS encoding arylesterase, with amino-acid sequence MLVAFGNSLTAGTGAPQGASYPSVLAQLTGYTVHNAGVPGELSREGLQRLPRVLQRYEPDVVLLCHGGNDLLQNRSTAELKKHLRAMIHQIRGAGARVVLLGVPRFDLGLSTHPLYGELAEEFDLPAELDALDAILATPGQKSDMIHPNAAGYARLARAVAELLPDSASAG; translated from the coding sequence GTGCTGGTCGCCTTTGGCAACAGTCTGACCGCAGGCACCGGTGCCCCGCAGGGGGCTTCATACCCTTCCGTTTTGGCGCAATTGACCGGATACACTGTGCACAACGCCGGCGTTCCCGGCGAACTCTCCAGAGAGGGACTCCAGCGCCTGCCCCGGGTCTTGCAGCGGTATGAGCCGGATGTGGTCCTCCTGTGTCATGGCGGAAATGATCTCCTGCAGAATCGGTCCACTGCCGAACTCAAAAAGCACCTCCGGGCCATGATCCACCAGATCCGTGGAGCAGGCGCACGGGTGGTCCTTCTCGGGGTTCCCCGCTTTGACTTGGGCCTTTCCACTCATCCGCTGTACGGCGAGTTGGCCGAAGAATTCGATCTTCCGGCTGAACTCGATGCGCTTGACGCGATTCTTGCCACGCCGGGACAAAAAAGCGATATGATCCATCCCAATGCAGCGGGATACGCCAGACTGGCCCGGGCTGTAGCCGAGCTTTTGCCGGATTCGGCCTCAGCAGGGTAG
- a CDS encoding energy-coupling factor transporter transmembrane component T family protein: MSAPTDPIHNHFAAPGTAPLLRAGLQLLIATALAGFALLSRSWFLVAVCAGCEAVFLLVCRPRLRDVARKFWIFGPQFVLIVGLYILRLGPSPGVISEGARVALQIWLAFLPGIVLYHSLSWAQARRLAHLLLPQQTAFALCTAVTFVPMLLRECREIYRVQLLRGARLRPKDMLSPAGWRDLAHSLLFPTVFQCLKTAHELALAARLRGFPGPARKRIWPYD, from the coding sequence TTGTCCGCGCCAACTGATCCCATTCACAACCACTTTGCGGCCCCGGGCACGGCCCCCCTTCTCCGGGCCGGGCTCCAGCTGCTCATCGCTACCGCTCTGGCCGGCTTTGCTTTGCTTTCCCGTTCCTGGTTTTTGGTGGCTGTTTGCGCGGGATGCGAAGCCGTCTTTCTCCTGGTCTGCCGGCCGCGACTGCGGGACGTTGCCCGCAAATTCTGGATTTTCGGCCCCCAATTTGTGCTTATTGTCGGCCTGTATATACTCCGCCTCGGGCCAAGCCCGGGAGTTATCAGCGAAGGCGCCAGGGTCGCCCTCCAGATCTGGCTCGCTTTTCTCCCCGGAATCGTGCTTTACCACAGTCTGTCCTGGGCTCAGGCCAGGCGTTTGGCGCATCTGCTCCTGCCACAGCAGACCGCCTTCGCCCTGTGCACCGCAGTGACGTTTGTGCCCATGCTCCTGCGGGAATGCCGTGAAATCTACCGGGTTCAACTCCTGCGCGGCGCCCGGCTCCGACCAAAGGACATGCTCTCCCCGGCCGGATGGCGGGATCTGGCGCACAGCTTGCTGTTTCCTACTGTTTTCCAATGCCTGAAAACAGCCCACGAACTCGCTCTGGCCGCCAGACTCCGCGGTTTTCCAGGGCCGGCACGCAAACGGATCTGGCCGTATGATTAG
- a CDS encoding DEAD/DEAH box helicase: MHFDAFSLHEKITTGIAACGFTQPTPIQAQALPLALEGKDVLGLAQTGTGKTAAFVLPILQRLMSGPRRRVRALIVSPTRELAEQTVQVCNQLGRHTGLKAAAVYGGVGKKPQVDKIRSGAEIIVACPGRLLDHLTDRSFNLKQVEMLVLDEADRMFDMGFLPDIHRILSYLPAQRQNMLFSATMPADIRALTEKLLVDPAEVRIDHEKPSANISQALYPVEAQHKTPMLLKILEDEPDALTLVFTKTKHGARKLAQKLKASGYKAADLHGNLSQAQRRTAMAGFRSGRFTILVATDIAARGIDVERIARVINFDMPDTAENYTHRIGRTGRIDRSGLAMSLIARGDMHLVRAIERNLGKRLERKTIDQMEHLAPPELMRTSSKHKKPEGPRRSGRRPSQHRR; this comes from the coding sequence ATGCATTTCGATGCCTTTTCACTGCACGAGAAAATTACCACAGGCATTGCCGCCTGCGGCTTCACCCAGCCGACCCCCATCCAGGCCCAGGCCCTGCCCCTGGCCCTGGAAGGCAAAGATGTTTTGGGGCTCGCCCAAACCGGCACCGGCAAGACTGCCGCGTTTGTCCTGCCCATTTTACAGCGGCTCATGAGCGGCCCCCGTCGCCGCGTCCGCGCCCTTATTGTTTCCCCGACCCGTGAACTCGCCGAACAGACGGTCCAGGTCTGCAACCAGCTCGGCCGCCACACCGGCCTCAAGGCCGCTGCCGTCTACGGCGGCGTGGGCAAAAAGCCGCAGGTCGACAAAATCCGCTCCGGCGCCGAAATCATCGTCGCCTGCCCGGGTCGCCTGCTCGACCACCTGACCGACCGCAGTTTCAACCTCAAACAGGTCGAAATGCTGGTTTTGGATGAAGCTGACCGGATGTTCGACATGGGTTTTCTGCCCGATATCCACCGTATTCTGAGCTACTTGCCTGCACAACGCCAGAACATGCTCTTCTCGGCCACCATGCCTGCGGACATCCGGGCTCTGACCGAAAAACTCCTGGTCGATCCGGCCGAAGTCCGTATTGACCACGAAAAGCCTTCGGCCAACATTTCGCAGGCCCTGTATCCGGTTGAGGCACAGCACAAGACACCCATGCTGCTCAAAATCCTGGAAGACGAGCCGGACGCTTTGACCCTGGTTTTCACCAAGACCAAGCACGGCGCCCGGAAGTTGGCCCAGAAACTGAAGGCCAGCGGATATAAAGCCGCGGATCTCCACGGCAACCTCTCCCAGGCCCAACGGCGCACCGCCATGGCCGGGTTTCGCTCTGGCCGGTTCACGATCCTCGTGGCCACGGACATTGCCGCCCGGGGTATTGATGTCGAGCGCATTGCCCGGGTCATCAACTTCGACATGCCGGACACCGCGGAAAATTATACCCACCGTATCGGCCGCACCGGGCGTATCGATCGCTCCGGCTTGGCCATGAGCCTGATCGCCAGAGGCGACATGCACCTCGTCCGGGCCATTGAGCGCAATCTGGGCAAACGTCTGGAACGCAAGACGATCGATCAGATGGAACATCTGGCTCCGCCCGAACTCATGCGGACCTCAAGCAAGCACAAAAAGCCCGAAGGACCGCGCCGCTCTGGCCGCCGCCCGAGCCAGCACCGCCGCTAA
- a CDS encoding TonB-dependent receptor plug domain-containing protein produces the protein MHSRLSKIALMAFGVCLWAGIGVAGAQETPANDQVFELGEIVVSSPASQVEAAGSVDVITAADIKEDNARTLDEALDLVPGIYVRRGKKGVPRIDMRGMRTRQIELLLNGIPINSSYDNQFDPSFIPVENIARIKVTRGAGSVLYGSGGNAGVINIITKRGAEGVHGSLNGEAAQGDAYLGRGTLSARNENGNIFISGSTYNQEYFPLADGADVDSRLEGGDERENSDRESSHLFTSMELTPTDQTTLALNLEMQQGEYGRPHEVLVDEFTDKKYENDDPTRLTFERVTDRSSIGGQLALSHDLSGPLSFKTWGYATQLEQTVDRFDDKTYTTQDKGRHTESTTSRYGLAGQVALDLHRLGVATLAASAEQGNWDSREEKYEKGAIDELNEIDKNNNIYSTSLQYEVAPTNALGLVAGAGWHQQEKHNGSTGADFSYQLGGHYDLTATTRLKANHARKIRFPSLRRLYEGDDANPDLEAEVTWHYEAGVEQDIPGWQTKLGLTLFHIDAEDFIEKIGDEPYKNQDKYRFQGIEATLANESVDNLRLEAAYTYLQSENRSDERDSDKLQNRPENKVSLKATYTCPWDLKISGSYLYVGERYDFSKDEDSPGKTITLDPYQVVNLKLSKPLPKTGWEFYAGVDNLFDEAYAENYALPRPGRTVYGGVEYSF, from the coding sequence ATGCACTCACGATTGAGCAAGATCGCGCTCATGGCCTTCGGGGTTTGCCTCTGGGCCGGCATTGGGGTGGCCGGAGCCCAGGAGACTCCGGCGAACGACCAAGTCTTTGAACTCGGGGAGATCGTTGTCTCCAGCCCGGCCTCCCAGGTCGAAGCCGCTGGCAGCGTCGATGTCATCACCGCCGCGGACATCAAAGAGGACAATGCCCGAACCCTGGACGAAGCCCTGGATCTCGTCCCTGGCATCTATGTCCGCCGTGGCAAGAAGGGCGTCCCGCGGATCGACATGCGCGGCATGCGCACCCGGCAGATTGAGCTGCTTCTCAACGGCATCCCCATCAATTCCAGTTACGACAATCAGTTTGACCCCAGTTTCATTCCGGTCGAGAACATCGCCCGGATCAAGGTCACCCGCGGGGCCGGTTCGGTCCTTTACGGCTCCGGGGGCAACGCCGGGGTGATCAATATCATTACCAAACGCGGCGCCGAGGGCGTCCACGGTTCGCTCAACGGCGAAGCCGCCCAGGGCGACGCCTACCTCGGCCGCGGCACCCTGTCCGCGCGCAATGAAAACGGCAACATCTTCATCAGTGGCAGCACCTACAACCAGGAATACTTTCCCCTGGCCGACGGCGCGGACGTCGATTCCCGTCTCGAAGGCGGTGACGAGCGGGAAAACAGCGACCGCGAAAGCAGCCACCTCTTTACCAGCATGGAACTCACGCCCACGGACCAAACCACCCTGGCCCTGAACCTGGAAATGCAGCAGGGCGAATACGGCCGACCCCATGAAGTCCTGGTCGATGAATTCACGGACAAAAAATACGAAAATGACGACCCCACACGACTCACCTTCGAGCGGGTCACTGACCGCTCCAGCATCGGCGGCCAACTCGCCCTGAGCCATGACCTCTCCGGGCCGCTTTCCTTCAAGACCTGGGGGTACGCCACCCAACTCGAGCAGACCGTGGATCGCTTCGACGACAAGACCTACACGACCCAGGACAAAGGGCGGCACACGGAAAGCACCACCTCGCGCTACGGGTTGGCCGGCCAGGTGGCCCTGGATCTCCACCGTCTCGGCGTGGCCACCCTCGCTGCCTCTGCAGAGCAGGGGAATTGGGACAGCCGGGAGGAGAAGTATGAAAAAGGGGCCATTGATGAACTCAATGAAATAGACAAGAACAACAACATCTATTCCACCTCCTTGCAGTACGAGGTCGCCCCGACCAATGCCCTCGGTCTTGTCGCCGGTGCGGGCTGGCACCAACAGGAAAAGCACAACGGCAGTACCGGAGCCGACTTCAGTTACCAACTCGGCGGTCACTACGATCTGACCGCAACCACTCGCCTCAAGGCCAACCACGCCCGGAAAATCCGCTTTCCCTCCCTGCGTCGCCTGTATGAGGGCGATGACGCCAACCCGGACCTGGAAGCCGAAGTCACCTGGCACTACGAGGCTGGCGTGGAACAGGATATCCCCGGGTGGCAGACCAAGCTCGGCCTGACCCTCTTTCACATCGACGCCGAAGATTTTATCGAAAAAATTGGGGATGAACCCTATAAAAACCAGGACAAATACCGCTTCCAGGGCATCGAGGCGACCCTGGCCAACGAATCCGTGGACAATCTCCGCCTGGAGGCGGCCTACACCTACCTCCAATCGGAAAACCGCTCCGACGAAAGAGATTCGGACAAACTCCAGAACCGCCCGGAAAACAAGGTTTCGCTGAAGGCGACCTACACCTGCCCCTGGGACCTCAAAATCTCAGGCTCCTACCTCTATGTGGGCGAGCGGTACGACTTTTCCAAGGATGAAGACAGTCCTGGCAAGACCATCACCCTCGACCCTTACCAGGTCGTCAACCTCAAGCTGTCCAAGCCCCTGCCGAAGACCGGGTGGGAATTCTATGCCGGTGTGGACAACCTCTTTGACGAGGCCTACGCCGAGAACTACGCTTTGCCCCGTCCCGGACGCACCGTGTACGGCGGTGTGGAATACAGCTTCTAG
- a CDS encoding alanine/glycine:cation symporter family protein, whose translation MDALLSFFSTLSGYVWGPPLLILLVGTGAWLTLCLRGLQFSKLWHSLYLALIKRKEEGAEEGDISHFQALMTALSATVGTGNIAGVATAVAIGGPGALFWMWITGLVGMATKYAEAVLAVKYRIVDARGQMSGGPMYYIERGLGWKWLGVLFALFAAVAAFGIGNMVQSNSMADALNSTFQVPHIATGIVLMLATAAVILGGIKSIARVTSVLVPIMVVFYMGGALLIILLNVAQVPAAFALIFKHALSPTATTGGFVGASIMLTIRMGVARGVFSNESGLGSAPIAAAAAQTKHPVTQALVSMTQTFIDTIIVCTMTGLVLVITGLWSSGENGAALTSQAFGAGMPGGELIVTLGLILFAYSTILGWCYYGEKSIEYLLGEKSIVPYRVLFVIFVGVGAVLKLDLVWALADVFNGLMAFPNLIALLVLTPVIVKETRNYFNNKK comes from the coding sequence ATGGACGCATTACTATCGTTTTTCAGCACGCTCAGCGGATATGTTTGGGGGCCGCCGTTGCTGATCCTTCTGGTGGGCACAGGGGCGTGGCTGACCCTGTGCTTGAGAGGCTTGCAATTTTCGAAATTGTGGCACTCGCTGTATCTGGCGCTGATCAAACGTAAGGAAGAGGGGGCTGAAGAAGGGGACATCAGCCACTTTCAGGCCCTGATGACGGCCTTGTCCGCCACTGTCGGGACCGGGAATATCGCCGGTGTGGCTACAGCGGTGGCTATCGGCGGTCCCGGAGCGTTGTTCTGGATGTGGATCACCGGTCTGGTCGGGATGGCCACCAAGTATGCTGAGGCTGTCCTGGCGGTCAAATACCGCATTGTGGACGCTCGCGGCCAGATGAGCGGTGGTCCCATGTACTATATCGAGCGCGGCCTGGGCTGGAAATGGCTCGGTGTTTTGTTCGCCCTGTTTGCGGCCGTGGCAGCGTTCGGTATTGGCAACATGGTCCAGTCCAACTCTATGGCCGATGCCTTGAATTCGACCTTCCAGGTCCCCCACATAGCCACCGGTATCGTGCTCATGCTCGCCACCGCGGCTGTTATTCTGGGCGGGATCAAGAGTATCGCCCGGGTGACATCGGTCCTGGTGCCGATCATGGTTGTTTTCTATATGGGCGGAGCGCTGTTGATTATTCTGCTCAATGTGGCCCAGGTGCCGGCGGCCTTCGCGCTGATTTTCAAGCACGCCCTGAGCCCGACCGCGACAACCGGCGGTTTTGTCGGTGCCTCGATCATGCTGACCATCCGCATGGGTGTGGCCCGCGGTGTGTTCTCCAATGAATCCGGTCTCGGCAGCGCCCCTATCGCGGCTGCGGCGGCCCAGACCAAACACCCCGTAACCCAGGCCCTGGTGTCGATGACCCAAACTTTTATCGATACCATTATCGTGTGTACCATGACTGGACTGGTTCTGGTCATTACCGGATTGTGGTCCAGCGGTGAAAACGGTGCGGCCCTGACGAGCCAGGCCTTTGGCGCTGGAATGCCGGGCGGGGAGCTGATCGTCACCCTCGGCCTGATCCTTTTTGCCTACTCCACCATCCTGGGCTGGTGCTACTACGGCGAAAAATCGATTGAATACCTGCTGGGGGAAAAATCCATTGTACCCTATCGGGTGCTGTTCGTTATTTTCGTCGGTGTGGGCGCGGTTCTCAAGCTCGATCTGGTCTGGGCCCTGGCCGATGTCTTCAACGGACTGATGGCCTTCCCCAACCTGATCGCTCTGTTGGTCCTGACACCGGTTATTGTCAAAGAGACCCGGAATTATTTTAACAATAAGAAATAG
- the alr gene encoding alanine racemase: MSCRPIWAEIDLEAIAHNISEIRNAVGFGPQIMAVVKANAYGHGAVEVAQASLRAGASWLGVARVAEGIELREAGIAAPILVLGTSPPECASELLAWDLRQTVSGLDDARALARHARNQDKTLQVHLKVDTGMGRLGLLAGPELGGDFDAAGEEVVAIQQLSGIALEGIFTHFACADSRDKSSASRQWQRFTDFLETLDTRSLPRIPVRHAANSASIIDLPRTHLDLVRAGIMLYGLYPSAEVDHAGVRLKPAMTVKARISQVKDVPAGFCVSYGSTYTTPAPTRIATVPVGYADGYTRLLSSQAHMVVHGQRVPVVGRVCMDQTLLDVGGLPEVAAGDEVVLLGSQGEACVSADELAELTGTINYEIVSTLMARVPRIFLPAVAGRHRD; the protein is encoded by the coding sequence ATGTCGTGCCGCCCAATATGGGCCGAGATCGATCTCGAGGCTATAGCTCACAATATCAGCGAAATTCGCAACGCCGTCGGTTTTGGGCCCCAGATCATGGCTGTGGTCAAGGCCAATGCCTACGGCCACGGCGCCGTTGAAGTGGCTCAGGCCAGCTTGCGAGCCGGGGCGTCCTGGCTTGGAGTGGCCAGGGTCGCCGAAGGCATCGAACTCCGCGAAGCCGGCATTGCGGCGCCGATCCTCGTTCTGGGTACCTCGCCCCCGGAATGCGCTTCGGAACTGCTGGCCTGGGATCTGCGCCAGACGGTTTCCGGCCTGGACGACGCCCGGGCGCTTGCCCGCCATGCTCGGAACCAGGACAAGACGTTGCAGGTGCATCTCAAAGTCGACACTGGCATGGGACGGCTCGGACTTCTGGCCGGGCCGGAACTCGGCGGCGACTTTGATGCGGCCGGGGAAGAAGTCGTGGCGATCCAGCAGCTCTCCGGGATCGCGCTCGAGGGCATTTTCACCCACTTCGCCTGCGCCGACAGCCGGGACAAATCCAGCGCCTCCCGGCAATGGCAGCGCTTCACCGACTTCCTCGAGACCCTCGATACCCGCTCCCTGCCCAGAATTCCCGTCCGCCACGCTGCCAATAGCGCCTCCATCATCGATCTGCCGCGCACCCATCTCGACCTGGTCCGAGCCGGGATCATGCTCTACGGCCTGTATCCGTCAGCTGAAGTCGACCATGCCGGTGTCCGTCTCAAGCCGGCCATGACGGTCAAGGCCCGCATCAGCCAGGTCAAAGATGTGCCCGCGGGGTTCTGCGTCAGCTACGGTTCTACCTATACGACCCCTGCGCCAACGCGGATTGCCACGGTGCCGGTGGGCTATGCCGACGGCTACACCCGTTTGCTCTCCTCGCAGGCGCACATGGTGGTCCACGGACAGCGGGTGCCGGTGGTGGGCCGAGTCTGTATGGACCAGACCCTGCTTGATGTCGGCGGCCTCCCGGAAGTCGCTGCAGGAGACGAGGTCGTCCTTCTCGGCAGCCAGGGTGAGGCGTGCGTCAGCGCGGACGAACTCGCCGAACTGACGGGGACGATCAACTACGAAATCGTTTCCACGCTCATGGCCCGTGTCCCGAGAATTTTTCTGCCTGCCGTAGCGGGGCGTCACAGAGACTGA
- the arsN2 gene encoding arsenic resistance N-acetyltransferase ArsN2 has protein sequence MDVSIVQMPAGKTREALSLVASAGLHTSDLTTDMLQDFLIALDEKQHVRGVVGMQVLGEVGLLRALAVAPDCQGCGVGKQLVRGLEVHAERKGVSELYLLTLTADSFFRNLGYQPTERLAVPDCVAYTEEFQTLCPASAVCLCKQLSCRQTGTA, from the coding sequence ATGGATGTCAGTATTGTCCAAATGCCTGCTGGGAAAACCAGGGAAGCGCTCTCTCTGGTGGCCTCGGCAGGACTGCATACCTCGGATCTGACTACGGATATGCTCCAAGATTTTCTGATCGCCTTGGACGAGAAACAGCATGTGCGGGGCGTGGTCGGTATGCAGGTCCTGGGAGAGGTCGGATTGCTCCGGGCCTTGGCGGTCGCTCCCGATTGCCAGGGATGCGGGGTGGGCAAACAATTAGTTCGGGGATTGGAAGTCCACGCCGAACGCAAGGGCGTCTCCGAGTTGTACCTCCTGACCCTGACCGCGGACTCGTTTTTCCGCAACCTCGGGTATCAACCGACCGAGCGCTTGGCTGTGCCGGATTGTGTGGCGTATACCGAAGAGTTTCAAACCTTGTGTCCGGCATCAGCGGTCTGTTTGTGCAAACAACTCAGTTGTAGACAGACTGGCACCGCCTGA